The Streptomyces sp. JB150 genomic interval GCGCGGACCTCGTCGGCGTAGGCCTCGGGGTCGGCGAGCACGGCACGGGCCTCGGCGGCGTCCAGGCCGGCGTCGGCGGCGATCGCGACGAGCCGCTCGGTGTCCGCGAAGACGGACTCCTCCTCGGCGAAGTTCGCCTCGTACAGCCGCTGGATCAGCTCGCCCTGGCGGCCGTACCGCTTGGCGTGGTGGAGCAGCCGGTGCATGTCGAAGGTGTTGCCGTGGTCCCGGCCGCGGGTGCGGTAGGCCAGGCCCTCGGCCGCCGCCTGGGTGCCCAGGTTGTCCTCGGCGGCCTGGGCCTGCTCCTCGGAGATGCCGTACTTGCGGGCCAGCATCGCGACGACGGGTCCGGTGTCGCCCTTCGGGCGGTCGGGGTCCAGCTCGAAGGAGCGGTGCACCACCTCGACCTCGTCGCGGTGCGGGAAGGCCGCCAGCGCCTTCTCGAAGCGGGCCTTGCCCACGTAACACCAGGGACAGGCGATGTCGCTCCAGATTTCGACGCGCATGGTCTCGGCTCTCCAGCTCAGTGGTTCACGGAGGACGGATGTCCCCGAAAGTACGTGAACATTCAAACGCCGGGATCCATTCCGCCGAGAAGGGGCGCGGGGGAACCGCGCGAGCGACCGCACACGACCGGCAGCCCGGATCCCGCCGCACCCCCACGTCGCTACCGCTCCAGCACCCCGTTGAACCGCCGGGGCAGCCCGAGCGGATTCTCGTCCCGCAGCTCCGGCGGCAGCAGCGCCTCGGGCGCCCCCTGGTAGACGACGGGCCGCAGCCACCGCTCGATGGCGGTCCCGCCCACGGACGTCGAGGTCGAGGTGGTGGCGGGGTAGGGCCCGCCGTGGTGCTGCGCCGGCGCGACGGCGACCCCGGTCGGCCACCCGTTCACCAGGACCCGTCCGGCGAGCGGCGTCAGCTCGGCGAGGATCTCCGGACCCCGGCCCTCCCCCGCCGCCTCGGCCGAGGACAGGTGCACGGTCGCCGTGAGGTTGCCGGGCAGCCGGGACAGCACGGTGTTCGCCTCGGCCTCGTCCCGGTAACGGGCGACGACGGTCACCGGCCCGAAGCACTCCTCCAGCAGCAGGTCGTGCTCGCCCTCGGCGGCCAGCCGGCTCGCAGGGACGGTCAGGAAGCCGGGGCTGACGGTGTGCTCCCCGCCCTCGCCCGGCGTCACCGGCGCCTCCACGTCCGGCAGCTGGGCCCGCTCGGCGACGCCCGCGACGAAGTTGTCCCGCATCCGGTGATCGAGCAGCACCCCGGCGTCGACGGCGCTCACGGCCTCGGCGAGCGACTTGACCAGCTGGTCGCCGGCGTCGCCCGCCGGGGCCAGGACCAGTCCGGGCTTCACGCAGAACTGGCCGACACCGAGGGTCATCGACCCGGCGAGCCCGCTGCCGATCGCCTCGGCGCGCTCGGCCGCCGCGGCCTCGGTGACGAGGACCGGGTTGAGGGAGCCCAGCTCACCGTGGAAGGGGATGGGCACGGGCCGCGCGGCGGCCGCGTCGAAGAGGGCACGGCCGCCCCGTACGGATCCGGTGAAGCCGGCCGCGGCGATCAGCGGGTGCTTGATCAGCTCGACGCCCGCCTCGAAGCCGTGCACCAGGCCCACCACCCCGGCGGGGACGCCGTGCTCGGCGGCGGCCTCCCGCAGCACCGCGGCGACCTGCTCGGACAGCGCCGGGTGGTCGGGGTGGGCCTTGACGACGACGGGGCAGCCCGCGGCGAGCGCGCTCGCGGTGTCACCGCCGGCGACGGAGAACGCGAAGGGGAAGTTGGAGGCGGAGTAGACGGCGACGACACCGAGCGGGACCTTGTAGCGGCGCAGGTCCGGGATGGGCGGGGTGGCGGTGTCGTCGGGGTGGTTGATGACGACGTCGAGGTAGGCGCCCTCGTCGACGATGTCCGCGAAGGCGCGCAGCTGGTAGCAGGTGCGGGCGAGTTCGCCGGTGAGGCGGACCGGGCCGAGCGCGGTCTCGGCGTCGGCGGTCTCGACGAGCCGGTCCCGGGCGGCGTCGAGGCGGTCGGCGGCGGTGCGCAGGAAGGCGGCGCGGACCGTGCGGTCGGTCAGGGCGCCGCGGGTCTCGTGCGCGGCGCGGACGGCGGCGTCCACCTCCTGGGCTGTGGCCTCCACCGCAACCTGTTCCCGCTGCTTCCCGGTACGGGGGTCGACACTCCAGACTGGTGCTGCTGCCACCACGGGTCCCTCCCAGTATGTCTCCCGCCCGGCAGGGGCGTTCGATATACTGAACACTGTCTCTGATGATGAACGATCGAGAGACTATTTCCCGTCCAACGAAGGGGTCAAGGGCGATGTCGGCAGGCGAGACGGGCGGCGGAGCGCAGGTCAAGTCGGCGGTGCGGACGGTGGAGCTGCTGGAGTACTTCGCGGCCCGCCCCGGTATGCACTCCCTCGCGTCGGTCCAGGAGGCCGTCGGGTACCCGAA includes:
- a CDS encoding DsbA family oxidoreductase, which translates into the protein MRVEIWSDIACPWCYVGKARFEKALAAFPHRDEVEVVHRSFELDPDRPKGDTGPVVAMLARKYGISEEQAQAAEDNLGTQAAAEGLAYRTRGRDHGNTFDMHRLLHHAKRYGRQGELIQRLYEANFAEEESVFADTERLVAIAADAGLDAAEARAVLADPEAYADEVRADEQEAARLGATGVPFFVLDRKYGISGAQPAEVFAQALRQAWGERSPLTLLDRGDADACGPDGCAVPQPS
- a CDS encoding aldehyde dehydrogenase (NADP(+)), producing MAAAPVWSVDPRTGKQREQVAVEATAQEVDAAVRAAHETRGALTDRTVRAAFLRTAADRLDAARDRLVETADAETALGPVRLTGELARTCYQLRAFADIVDEGAYLDVVINHPDDTATPPIPDLRRYKVPLGVVAVYSASNFPFAFSVAGGDTASALAAGCPVVVKAHPDHPALSEQVAAVLREAAAEHGVPAGVVGLVHGFEAGVELIKHPLIAAAGFTGSVRGGRALFDAAAARPVPIPFHGELGSLNPVLVTEAAAAERAEAIGSGLAGSMTLGVGQFCVKPGLVLAPAGDAGDQLVKSLAEAVSAVDAGVLLDHRMRDNFVAGVAERAQLPDVEAPVTPGEGGEHTVSPGFLTVPASRLAAEGEHDLLLEECFGPVTVVARYRDEAEANTVLSRLPGNLTATVHLSSAEAAGEGRGPEILAELTPLAGRVLVNGWPTGVAVAPAQHHGGPYPATTSTSTSVGGTAIERWLRPVVYQGAPEALLPPELRDENPLGLPRRFNGVLER